CTTGGCCAGATCAGAGCGCGCAGCGGCGTAGCTCGGAGCAACCATCGGATAATCGCGCGGCAGTCCCCACTTCTCCCGGTACTCTTCCGGAGACATATCGTAGTGGGTCTTCAAGTGCCGCTTGAGGGATTTGAACTTCTGGCCGTCTTCAAGGCAAATGATGTACTCGGGCGTCACCGATTTCTTGATCGCTACGGCGGGCTTCAATTCCACTGGTTCCGGTTCGACGGCCTGGCGAGAGGCTCTGCTCAAAGCGCCATAGACGGAGCTGATAAGCTCGGGAATCTTCTCACCGGTAAGCGCGTTATGCGCTACATACGCCGACACGATATCAGCAGTTAGCGACGTTAGATCGAATTGAGTACTTTCCATAGTCTTGCTCCAGAACCAAGATGCGGATAAATGCGCGCAATGTTAATGACCTTCAAACGGTACGGCTTTCTATAATCATTATTTCGTTTTACGAAAGCCTAATATAGTCCCAGCCGGGTATTTCGAGGAAGCTGCGACAAATCTCCGCCGTTGAAGGCAAACTC
The nucleotide sequence above comes from Terriglobales bacterium. Encoded proteins:
- a CDS encoding MucR family transcriptional regulator, translated to MESTQFDLTSLTADIVSAYVAHNALTGEKIPELISSVYGALSRASRQAVEPEPVELKPAVAIKKSVTPEYIICLEDGQKFKSLKRHLKTHYDMSPEEYREKWGLPRDYPMVAPSYAAARSDLAKNMGLGRRGGAVVAAEPEAPTPVAVEKPKGRGKQTRIASNGSPK